The following is a genomic window from Fervidobacterium sp..
AATGTCTGGATGAGAATAATAGAATGCCGAAGGAATATTAGAAGTATATTCCTTTAAAATATAGTATATTCTATCGTATTCATCAACGTTATTTTCATCTCTTATTGTTTCTTTCGAAAAACTTTCATAGAAAGCATCCCAAAGAACTTTATATCTCTTGATTTCTTCAGCATTATCTATTTGTTCCTTTGTTGGAAAAAACTCTTCATCAAAAAAGCTTTGTCTCTGAATAGTTTTGTACCAACTTTCGCTTTTTTTCTTTTCAAAAGTTACATGAGACATAATAGCTTCAAGTCGTTTTGTAGTCACATTTTGTTCATTTTCTTGTGGACTGTAATCTTCCCTTTCAGATGCCGAAACTCTGTCAGCTAAGCTAACCAATAAACCTATTTTTGAGTCCTCGTAGGGTTTGTGATGGTATATGATACCGTTTAGCACATGCTTCCTTTGTCTCAAAAAACTAATTGATTCAACAAAATCTGAGCTCCAAATTTGATGTGGAACACCTTTTAAATTGAGATATTGAATTATACCTCGTTGCCTATGCATAATTTCATTCTTCTTTTCAGGATAAGCTCTTTGGTAAAATTTACCGATATCGTGTAACAAAGCAGCTATATATACATCTGTCAATCTAAACATAAAATTATCCCCCACCCCAAAATCCTATTCTTGTCCTAATATTTTCTTTAAAAATTCTATAAGCTTTTCCGCTGAATCATATTCCTTAACAAATTTTTTCAATTTCTCTCTAGCTTCATCTAGTCTTACGTTTTTGGAATCTTCGTTAAATCCAAAATGTGCAAATACATTTCGAATTTGAAAAATACTAGAAATCTGCTCAAGTTTTTCTTGTTTAATACTTTCACTCAAGAGTTTTGATATTTTCTCTCTTTCGTCTCTATCGTACAAACTCTCAGGTTTGCCTAAAGCATAAATTCCACAGCTTATTATATACTCTCGAGCCAACCTGTAAGCCATTCCTAAATCACCAGAATCAATGTAAAAGATTATCAACCTCCTTTGTCTTTCGAGCTTGTCAGTATCCAAATTCTTAACTTTTTCTACAATTTTAAAAAAAATTGGACTCATTTCTGGGATAAATTTTTCAACCTCCTTTACTAGTTCACGATCATTAAATTTTTGTATCAAGTTGTCTATACTCTCATCTATGCTTGACCATATTCCTGCTCTTATAGCTGTTGAAAATTTATCGAAAGTTGTGGAAAGACCTTTGATTTTTTTAGGCTTTTCTTTGGTATTAGAATTTTTATAGATTTCTGCTGATTTATTTGTCAACAGGTATGAAAACGGACTGGTATAACCAAAGTTCATAAATAATTTTGCCGCGTAAATCCATTCAATAATTTCGTTCAGATAAGACAAATCTATCAAATTTGTTGTTAAAGAATCATTTTCAAAAAGCCCATAATAAAGTCTAAGATTCAAATTCTTGAAAACTGTTTTCAAATATAAGGACAAAACAGATGCGATAAAAGGCATGAACCTAAAAGAATGTGTGGTGTCCATATAAACTACATCCCCATCAGATAAATATTTTGAAAACTGCTTCAAAATCTCGCTTATAAACACCCTAAGCTGTTCGGTCTTCATTTGATTTTCGTCAATAGTAACATAGAAAATCGAACTATCACTAATACCAAGTGTGTTTATTACTTCTTTATCAATGTGTTCTTTACAAGTTTTAAAGGAAACATCGGTACCAATGAAAATTATATTGTCAATTTGTACGTTCTGCTTCCTCAACCAAGCGATAATTGAAGAAGTAAAAATCTTAAATTTTATATCTTCAATCTTTCCTTTAGGTCTAACTGCAAAATAGGATTCTTGATAGTTCCTACCATCACCAAGAAAGGCAATTAACTTGTTCCCCACAGTTACATCCCTCCCTTTCAACTGTTCTTAAATATTCGCCCAAATAATCTCGGTCTACTCGCTTTTTCAACTCAGATTGTTAAAGAGCGCTTTTTTTCTACATTTTGGCAAGTTGCTTGAAGTCTTTAATCCATTTTCTGAAGAATTTTTTATAACTGTCTCTTATATGCACTCCCATATTTATTAAACACTTTACAAAATGAAACTGAATCTACTACACCAAACTCTGAACACAGCTTTAGGCTTAATGAAATATATCGCCTAAAAATTGATCTATAATTATTGTACCATATTTTAGTTTCTTTAAGATTACTAAGTAGTTAAAAAAATATATGTTATACAATAATTTTGTCGGTGGTTATTTTAGAATGATATTTAATATATAGAATAACCAAAGATTAAAAAAAGGAACTTACCACAAAAAATCGATCATAAAATATGAGTTAAATTCCTAAGCAGTTCTGACTCTTCTTTTTACATCGCTCTTGTATAGGGCCAAGAATGAATATATTAACCAATTCATTACAGCAAAATCGAAAAAATTTTGACAAAAGAAAACGAACAATTAATAAAATTTAAGTCCTGGTTCAAACGAAATTTGCTTACCCTCTTAAATAATTAAATAATATGGTATTGTATGGTTACATTTCGGAGACAGGCGATGAAATACATGAATACAAACCCGTTAGGTTTATTTACTGTGACCTTGCAAATGTGGAAAAATGAAATAGCGCAGTAAGTAAATGACTACATGAATTTTATAGTTAACTACGTCAAAAAAATCAAAATCCCTGTTTTTGGAAGAGAAATAGCACAGTACTCGAAAGAAAAAAAGTATGAATGGATACCGAAAAAATTTGAAAGTAAAAGTTTAAATAAACTTCTTGAACACATGGTCTCTTTGGGTAAGCTGAAAAAGTCCTCTGGAAGGTACTACTTGGCCGAGT
Proteins encoded in this region:
- a CDS encoding CRISPR-associated DxTHG motif protein → MGNKLIAFLGDGRNYQESYFAVRPKGKIEDIKFKIFTSSIIAWLRKQNVQIDNIIFIGTDVSFKTCKEHIDKEVINTLGISDSSIFYVTIDENQMKTEQLRVFISEILKQFSKYLSDGDVVYMDTTHSFRFMPFIASVLSLYLKTVFKNLNLRLYYGLFENDSLTTNLIDLSYLNEIIEWIYAAKLFMNFGYTSPFSYLLTNKSAEIYKNSNTKEKPKKIKGLSTTFDKFSTAIRAGIWSSIDESIDNLIQKFNDRELVKEVEKFIPEMSPIFFKIVEKVKNLDTDKLERQRRLIIFYIDSGDLGMAYRLAREYIISCGIYALGKPESLYDRDEREKISKLLSESIKQEKLEQISSIFQIRNVFAHFGFNEDSKNVRLDEAREKLKKFVKEYDSAEKLIEFLKKILGQE